The following are from one region of the Arachis duranensis cultivar V14167 chromosome 10, aradu.V14167.gnm2.J7QH, whole genome shotgun sequence genome:
- the LOC107470946 gene encoding uncharacterized protein LOC107470946 encodes MEELKLPLKQSLEGKEKEQGEAAEHSSVKNDTTAKEVNPSRDRKRRRKKEKKQGEAAEHKGYQISVDNCSRQTDAPSEKINSSLKPKRERKEKKPVEAVEHKDKDPDVSLGKSTPNTDMHNKFSNIDATREDVSSSSKRKKKRKKKKQEKAVEDKGPHATPDKNSRKIDDTAEDSLHISPALPNPLGSQDIVECSSKKRNKRRKRQKTKYNAVESIVNTNDVPKDTFSSKFCTPALHMPSEHPIQFGSADPIRGQSCAETNICQQDNDKGDQHIPIKEAENTSGEYVVKDISRSYNSKNKLLILDMNGLLADFVKKVPQGSKSPDFKIYGGRKGSIKVFKRPFCDEFIQFCLDRFHVGVWSSRKKKNLGRAVNQIFGESASKLLFQWDRSHCTKTGSCTLEDKFKPIVFKELRKLWEKVDASLPWKKGEFNESNTLLLDDSPYKALLNPRNTAIFPNPYHIDDVDDTSLGLGGDLHMYLEGLAGAENVQEYVASHPFGQKAITETHPSWDFYRKVIEAVKRNKIAAQMRAMSRGQLKSSTVTGENTVHLLPAAGDPPQEPTALVASATGDPQLTKAPPPPTTRDTLQLTDPVLLPSTATAAMLP; translated from the exons ATGGAGGAATTAAAATTACCATTGAAGCAGAGTCTGGAAGGAAAGGAAAAGGAACAAGGTGAAGCTGCTGAACATTCTTCTGTGAAGAATGATACTACTGCAAAAGAAGTGAATCCATCACGGGATCGGAAAAGGcggagaaagaaagagaagaaacaaGGTGAAGCTGCTGAGCATAAAGGTTATCAGATTTCAGTGGATAATTGTTCGCGGCAGACTGATGCCCCTTCTGAGAAGATAAATTCATCACTGAAgccaaaaagggaaagaaaggagaagaaaccgGTTGAAGCTGTTgagcataaagataaagatccTGATGTTTCACTTGGTAAATCTACTCCAAATACTGATATGCATAATAAATTTTCTAATATTGATGCTACTAGAGAGGatgtaagttcatcatcaaagcggaaaaagaagagaaagaagaagaaacaagaaaaagctgTTGAAGATAAAGGTCCTCATGCTACACCGGATAAGAATTCTCGGAAGATTGATGATACAGCAGAGGATTCGTTACACATATCCCCAGCTTTACCTAATCCGTTAGGCTCCCAAGATATTGTAGAATGTAGTTCTAAGAAGAGAAACAAAAGAAGGAAACGGCAGAAGACAAAATATAATGCTGTTGAAAGCATTGTCAACACTAATGATGTGCCAAAAGATaccttttcatcaaaattttgtACACCTGCCTTGCATATGCCTTCAGAACATCCAATTCAATTTGGGTCCGCTGATCCTATAAGAGGACAATCTTGTGCGGAGACAAATATTTGTCAGCAAGACAATGACAAAGGGGATCAGCATATACCAATAAAGGAAGCGGAAAACACCAGTGGGGAGTATGTTGTTAAAGACATAAGCCGGTCCTACAACTCAAAGAATAAGCTTCTTATCCTTGACATGAATGGACTTCTAGCTGACTTTGTCAAAAAGGTTCCTCAAGGAAGTAAAAGTccggattttaaaatttatgggGGAAGAAAAGGGTCGATAAAAG TTTTCAAGAGGCCCTTCTGTGATGAGTTTATACAGTTTTGTCTTGACAGGTTTCATGTGGGTGTTTGGTCATCTAGAAAGAA GAAAAATCTTGGTAGAGCAGTCAACCAAATTTTTGGGGAATCAGCATCCAAACTGCTCTTTCAATGG GATCGGTCCCACTGTACGAAAACAGGATCTTGTACCCTTGAGGACAAATTCAAGCCAATTGTGTTCAAGGAACTTCGAAAGTTATGGGAAAAAGTGGATGCCAGTCTTCCATGGAAGAAGGGAGAGTTTAATGAGTCAAACACATTATTGTTGGATGACTCCCCTTACAAAGCATTACTGAATCCT AGGAACACAGCAATATTTCCCAATCCTTACCATATTGATGATGTTGATGACACATCACTAG GGCTGGGAGGTGATCTTCATATGTACCTTGAAGGGCTGGCTGGGGCTGAGAATGTTCAAGAGTATGTGGCATCACATCCATTTGGCCAAAAGGCCATAACCGAAACACACCCGTCTTGGGATTTCTATCGCAAAGTTATTGAAGCAGTTAAACGCAACAAAATTGCTGCTCAGATGCGGG CTATGTCTAGGGGACAATTGAAGAGCTCCACCGTAACAGGCGAAAATACTGTCCATTTGCTGCCTGCTGCCGGCGATCCTCCACAAGAGCCCACAGCACTTGTTGCTAGTGCCACCGGTGATCCTCAGTTGACCAAGGCGCCACCACCTCCCACTACCCGAGATACACTACAATTGACTGATCCAGTGCTACTTCCTTCCACAGCCACTGCGGCAATGCTTCCTTAA